The following are encoded in a window of Citrobacter freundii genomic DNA:
- a CDS encoding 4Fe-4S dicluster domain-containing protein encodes MSFTRRKFVIGMGTVIFFTGPGQTLLASTKNTQAVRYVMIHDESLCNGCNICARACRKTNHVPAQGSRLSIAHIPVSDNDNETLYHYFRQSCQHCDDAPCIEVCPTGASWRDENGIVRVDAARCIGCSYCIGACPYQVRYLNPQTKVADKCDFCAESRLAKGFPPICVNACPEHALIFGREDSPQVQAWLRENKFYEYQLAGAGKPHLYRRFGQHLIKKDNV; translated from the coding sequence ATGTCCTTCACCCGACGAAAATTTGTCATTGGCATGGGGACGGTGATTTTTTTCACCGGCCCAGGCCAAACCTTGTTAGCAAGTACCAAAAATACGCAAGCGGTTCGTTATGTCATGATTCATGATGAGTCATTGTGCAACGGCTGTAATATTTGTGCCCGAGCGTGCAGAAAAACCAACCATGTTCCAGCCCAGGGTAGCCGTTTGTCGATTGCCCATATTCCGGTGTCGGATAACGACAACGAAACCCTGTATCACTATTTCCGCCAGTCCTGCCAGCATTGTGACGATGCGCCCTGTATTGAGGTGTGTCCGACCGGTGCTTCCTGGCGCGATGAGAATGGGATTGTGCGGGTTGACGCCGCGCGTTGCATTGGCTGTAGCTACTGCATAGGGGCCTGTCCTTATCAGGTTCGCTATCTTAATCCGCAAACCAAAGTGGCCGACAAATGTGACTTCTGCGCCGAGTCACGTCTGGCAAAAGGCTTCCCGCCTATCTGCGTGAATGCGTGCCCGGAACATGCGCTGATATTTGGGCGCGAAGATAGTCCGCAGGTTCAGGCCTGGCTGCGCGAAAACAAGTTTTACGAGTATCAGCTGGCAGGCGCCGGGAAACCCCATCTGTATCGTCGGTTCGGTCAACATTTGATTAAAAAGGATAATGTATGA
- a CDS encoding FadR/GntR family transcriptional regulator, producing the protein MTTPQATISETITRDLAMKIICGTLSDGEMLPGENELAVQYSASRTSVRNALHVLSAKGLLSIQAKRRSTVNPRELWSFLDTDVLGWMEEVGIAPDVAEQLVVTRLMFEPNAAALAAANATARDLAAIEEAWTLMSRGQQQDKIALFEEGDLAFHTALLKSCHNPFLMSIGNALSAAMMLSFKQTQEASVRETEHAVEQHRLLLEAIRLRQGVTARECMRDIILSAANRHLWTTLPEKYAHLI; encoded by the coding sequence ATGACGACGCCCCAGGCCACAATTTCCGAAACGATCACCCGCGATCTGGCAATGAAGATCATCTGCGGGACCCTGAGCGATGGGGAGATGCTCCCCGGTGAAAATGAACTTGCCGTGCAGTACTCTGCCTCGCGAACCTCAGTGCGAAACGCGCTGCATGTCCTGTCAGCCAAAGGCTTGCTGTCAATTCAGGCAAAACGGCGCAGCACGGTAAACCCGCGCGAACTCTGGAGTTTTCTCGACACCGACGTGCTGGGCTGGATGGAAGAAGTGGGTATTGCGCCTGATGTCGCAGAACAACTGGTGGTAACGCGTCTAATGTTCGAACCTAACGCCGCCGCGCTGGCCGCCGCCAACGCCACTGCCCGCGATTTGGCCGCCATTGAGGAGGCCTGGACGCTGATGTCGCGTGGACAACAGCAGGATAAGATCGCGCTGTTTGAGGAAGGCGATCTGGCCTTTCACACGGCGCTGTTAAAGTCCTGCCATAACCCGTTTTTGATGTCGATTGGCAATGCGCTTTCAGCAGCTATGATGCTGTCATTTAAACAGACACAGGAGGCTTCGGTCAGGGAAACAGAGCATGCTGTAGAACAGCACCGCCTGCTGCTGGAAGCCATTCGCCTTCGCCAAGGCGTTACGGCGCGGGAGTGCATGCGGGATATCATCCTGAGCGCCGCCAACCGACATCTGTGGACCACGCTACCGGAAAAATACGCACATCTGATTTGA
- a CDS encoding amino acid ABC transporter permease encodes MIANISVITDNLDYLLWGRAAQGQPGGVLLTLLMAIGAAVLALPAGILLACCAWRFPGVVRKGLFVWAEFIRGIPLIFVIFWMWYLLPMLTGSDLPGAATVTLALAWFTAASVMHSVYAGLNALPGGQYEASVAQGFRPFQTLWLILLPQVLRNILPSLTGIFIGLLKDTSLAFIVNVPELTTVAGQVNSRVQIYPAAIFVFTGLVYYLLCFGLEKVARHRFALK; translated from the coding sequence ATGATCGCTAATATTTCGGTGATTACCGACAATCTGGACTATCTCCTGTGGGGACGCGCGGCACAGGGACAGCCGGGGGGAGTTCTGCTCACGTTACTGATGGCAATTGGCGCTGCGGTGCTGGCGCTGCCCGCCGGGATTCTCCTCGCCTGCTGCGCGTGGCGGTTCCCGGGCGTGGTGCGCAAGGGACTGTTTGTCTGGGCGGAGTTTATTCGCGGTATTCCGCTCATTTTTGTCATTTTCTGGATGTGGTACCTGCTGCCCATGCTGACAGGCAGCGATCTGCCAGGGGCGGCGACCGTCACGCTGGCGCTAGCCTGGTTTACCGCCGCCTCGGTAATGCACTCCGTGTATGCGGGCTTAAACGCGCTGCCTGGCGGTCAGTATGAAGCGTCAGTGGCTCAAGGATTTCGCCCGTTTCAGACGTTGTGGCTGATTTTACTGCCACAGGTGCTGCGTAATATTCTGCCATCGCTGACGGGGATTTTTATTGGGTTACTAAAAGATACGTCGCTGGCGTTTATCGTCAACGTCCCTGAACTGACGACGGTTGCCGGTCAGGTGAACAGCCGCGTGCAGATTTACCCGGCTGCGATTTTTGTCTTTACCGGACTGGTTTACTACCTGCTGTGTTTTGGGCTGGAGAAAGTCGCCCGGCATCGGTTCGCGCTAAAATAA
- a CDS encoding aldehyde ferredoxin oxidoreductase — protein MANGWTGNILRVNLTTGNITVEDSSKFKKFVGGMGFGYKIMYDEVPPGTKPFDEGNKLVFATGPLTGSGAPCSSRVNITSLSTFTKGNLVVDAHMGGFFAAQMKFAGYDAIVIEGKAASPVWINIKDDKVSIEKADFLWGKGTRATTEEICRITSPETCVTAIGQAGENLVPLSCMINSRNHSGGAGTGAVMGSKNLKAIAVEGTKGVNIADRKEMKRLNDYMMTELIGANNNHVVPSTPQAWAEYSSPNSRWTARKGLFWGAAEGGPIETGEIPPGNQNTVGFRTYKSVFDLGPAAEKYTVKMSGCHSCPIRCMTQLNVPRVKDFGVPSTGGNTCVANFVHTTIFPNGPKDFDEKDDGRVVGNLVGLNLFDDYGIWCNYGQLHRDFTYCYAKGVFKRVLPAEEYAEIRWDQLEAGDPNFIKDFYYRLAHRVGELSHLADGSYAIAERWNLGDEYWGYAKNKLWSPFGFPVHHANEASAQVGAITNCMFNRDCMAHTHINFIGSGLPLKLQREVAGELFGSQDAYDETKNYTPINAAKIKYAKWTLLKVCLHNAVTLCNWVWPMTVSPLKSRNYRGDLDLEAKFFQAVTGDETTQASLDLAAERIFTLHRAYTVKLMQTKDMRNEHDLICSWVFDKDPKIPVFTEGTDKMDREDMRQSLTMFYQEMGWDPELGCPTRETLNRLGLEDVAADLAAQNLLPA, from the coding sequence ATGGCTAATGGTTGGACAGGTAATATTTTACGGGTCAATCTCACGACGGGTAATATCACCGTGGAAGATTCCAGTAAATTTAAAAAATTTGTCGGTGGGATGGGCTTTGGTTATAAAATTATGTACGACGAAGTCCCGCCAGGCACAAAACCTTTTGATGAAGGGAATAAGCTGGTTTTCGCCACCGGTCCCCTCACTGGCTCGGGCGCACCCTGCAGTTCACGCGTCAATATCACCTCATTATCAACCTTTACCAAAGGTAATTTAGTCGTTGATGCCCATATGGGCGGCTTCTTTGCGGCACAAATGAAATTTGCCGGCTATGACGCGATTGTGATTGAAGGTAAGGCGGCATCGCCTGTCTGGATCAATATCAAAGACGACAAAGTCAGCATCGAAAAAGCCGACTTCCTGTGGGGCAAGGGTACACGCGCTACGACCGAAGAAATTTGTCGCATCACCAGCCCGGAAACCTGCGTCACCGCCATCGGTCAGGCGGGAGAAAATCTGGTACCTCTGTCCTGTATGATCAACAGCCGCAACCACAGCGGCGGTGCTGGCACCGGTGCGGTGATGGGCTCGAAGAACCTGAAGGCCATTGCGGTTGAAGGCACAAAAGGGGTCAACATCGCCGATCGCAAAGAGATGAAGCGGCTGAACGATTACATGATGACCGAGCTTATCGGCGCTAACAACAACCATGTGGTGCCGAGCACGCCACAGGCGTGGGCTGAATATTCATCTCCAAACTCACGCTGGACGGCGCGTAAAGGGCTGTTCTGGGGTGCGGCGGAAGGCGGCCCGATTGAAACGGGGGAAATCCCGCCAGGCAACCAAAATACCGTCGGCTTTCGTACCTACAAGTCGGTGTTCGATCTCGGACCGGCCGCAGAAAAATACACGGTCAAAATGAGCGGCTGTCACTCATGCCCGATTCGCTGTATGACCCAGCTCAACGTCCCGCGTGTTAAAGATTTTGGTGTACCGAGTACCGGTGGTAACACCTGCGTGGCGAACTTCGTGCACACCACGATTTTCCCGAACGGCCCGAAAGATTTTGATGAGAAAGATGATGGCCGCGTGGTGGGGAATCTGGTTGGCCTGAACCTGTTCGACGACTACGGTATCTGGTGTAACTACGGGCAATTGCACCGTGATTTTACCTACTGCTACGCCAAAGGCGTTTTTAAACGCGTGCTGCCGGCTGAAGAGTATGCCGAGATCCGTTGGGATCAGCTGGAAGCGGGCGATCCTAATTTTATTAAAGATTTCTACTACCGCCTGGCGCATCGCGTCGGCGAACTCAGCCACCTTGCAGATGGGTCATATGCCATTGCCGAACGCTGGAATTTAGGCGACGAGTACTGGGGCTATGCCAAAAACAAATTGTGGTCGCCGTTTGGTTTTCCTGTTCACCATGCTAACGAGGCCTCGGCACAGGTGGGGGCGATCACCAACTGCATGTTTAACCGTGACTGCATGGCGCACACCCACATCAACTTTATCGGCTCTGGTTTGCCGTTGAAATTACAGCGTGAAGTGGCGGGTGAGTTGTTTGGCTCACAGGATGCCTACGACGAAACAAAAAACTACACCCCAATCAACGCCGCCAAAATTAAATATGCCAAATGGACGCTGCTGAAGGTCTGTCTGCATAACGCCGTCACGCTGTGCAACTGGGTCTGGCCGATGACGGTGTCGCCGCTGAAGAGTCGAAACTATCGTGGGGATCTGGATCTGGAAGCGAAATTCTTCCAGGCGGTAACCGGTGATGAAACAACGCAGGCAAGCCTGGATCTCGCCGCCGAGCGTATTTTTACGTTGCACCGTGCCTATACAGTGAAACTGATGCAAACCAAAGACATGCGCAATGAGCACGATCTTATCTGCTCCTGGGTCTTCGACAAAGATCCTAAGATCCCGGTGTTTACCGAAGGGACCGACAAAATGGATCGGGAAGATATGCGCCAGTCATTGACGATGTTCTATCAGGAAATGGGCTGGGACCCGGAACTCGGCTGCCCAACGCGTGAAACCCTGAATCGCCTCGGTCTTGAGGATGTGGCAGCCGATCTGGCTGCGCAGAATCTGCTGCCGGCGTAA
- a CDS encoding YdhW family putative oxidoreductase system protein encodes MTNVSDVLVADEEACIALPDEVDSQKRQWLQALHPAVEHSNTPQVEEPVTAESIMADFIRQHSTSGQLVARGVFLQPPYSMPETDLTLLLDAMHEQAGSADITCVQGAEDVYFYSTQTMTANYADMCVQVVENDICRAIAEAVRFDCRTYPRPYKVAMLGQSPYHFAPQQIAAALTAMETHPDYADIRVVEASNAEPYLFSERFMRYGKAYGLCEWLEVEQYQNP; translated from the coding sequence ATGACTAACGTGAGCGACGTTCTGGTCGCCGATGAGGAAGCGTGTATAGCGCTTCCTGATGAGGTGGATAGCCAAAAACGACAGTGGCTACAGGCGTTACACCCGGCCGTAGAGCACAGCAACACGCCGCAGGTCGAAGAGCCGGTAACGGCGGAGTCAATAATGGCGGATTTTATCCGCCAGCACTCTACGTCGGGCCAGTTGGTGGCGCGCGGTGTGTTTTTGCAGCCACCTTATTCAATGCCTGAAACAGACCTTACGCTGCTGCTGGACGCCATGCATGAGCAGGCGGGAAGTGCGGATATTACCTGCGTGCAGGGTGCGGAAGATGTGTATTTCTACTCGACGCAGACCATGACGGCTAACTATGCCGACATGTGCGTGCAGGTGGTGGAAAACGATATCTGCCGGGCGATCGCCGAGGCGGTGCGCTTTGACTGCCGAACGTATCCTCGCCCGTATAAGGTCGCCATGCTCGGACAGTCGCCGTATCACTTTGCACCTCAACAGATAGCCGCGGCGCTGACCGCCATGGAAACGCACCCGGATTACGCAGATATACGCGTTGTGGAAGCGTCGAATGCGGAACCTTATCTGTTTAGCGAGCGCTTTATGCGCTACGGCAAGGCGTACGGCCTGTGTGAATGGCTTGAGGTTGAGCAGTACCAGAACCCCTGA
- a CDS encoding 2-dehydro-3-deoxy-6-phosphogalactonate aldolase has translation MDSFDFATLWQKTPLPMIAILRGLTPEDAPEIGDALLEAGFTWLEVPLNSPRALDSITLLRECAGAHAIVGAGTVLTPEQVDNVVEAGGQMIISPNMNTSVIHRSRERGVISLPGVTTPSEAFMALEAGASGLKFYPAEMISPEILRAMCVVLPPHIVCMPVGGVSAEAQQLRRWCMGGAKGFGCGGGLYRAGVSREQVLHNAQAYAQAWQQVNT, from the coding sequence ATGGACAGTTTTGATTTTGCCACGCTGTGGCAGAAAACGCCGCTGCCGATGATCGCCATTCTGCGCGGCCTGACGCCGGAGGACGCGCCTGAAATTGGTGACGCATTGCTTGAGGCGGGATTCACCTGGCTGGAGGTTCCGCTAAATTCACCGCGAGCGCTCGATTCGATCACGCTGCTACGTGAATGCGCTGGCGCGCATGCTATCGTCGGGGCGGGTACCGTGTTGACGCCTGAACAGGTCGACAATGTCGTGGAGGCGGGCGGGCAGATGATTATCTCGCCAAATATGAACACGTCAGTGATCCACCGCAGCCGGGAACGTGGCGTCATCAGCTTACCGGGTGTGACGACACCGAGCGAAGCATTTATGGCGCTGGAGGCCGGAGCCAGTGGGCTGAAGTTTTATCCGGCGGAAATGATCTCCCCGGAGATACTGCGGGCGATGTGCGTGGTGCTGCCACCTCATATTGTTTGCATGCCGGTTGGCGGCGTTTCCGCCGAGGCGCAGCAGCTGAGACGCTGGTGCATGGGCGGTGCAAAAGGCTTTGGCTGCGGCGGCGGTCTGTACCGTGCGGGCGTAAGTCGTGAACAGGTTCTTCATAACGCACAGGCCTATGCGCAGGCATGGCAACAGGTAAACACCTGA
- the phsC gene encoding thiosulfate reductase cytochrome B subunit, with protein sequence MNASQNAEQFHAQLAQYVPLFKPDYWPVWLVAAGLMLVGMWLVLALHAMLRFRSANKASAGHGEKVYLYSKAVRLWHWSNALLFLLLLGSGLVNHFSAVSAPVMKSLHAVHEICGFLLLACWIGFVLINLIGGNGHHYMIKRQGWIGRAQRQTRFYLFGIMQGEAHPFPASTRSKFNPLQQAAYVGVMYGLLPLLLISGLLSLYPQAVGDLFPGVRYWLLQAHFALAIVSLFFIFGHLYLCTTGRTPGETFRCMVDGYHRH encoded by the coding sequence ATGAACGCGTCGCAGAATGCCGAACAGTTTCATGCGCAACTGGCGCAGTACGTCCCCTTGTTTAAGCCCGACTACTGGCCCGTCTGGCTGGTGGCTGCCGGGTTAATGCTGGTGGGGATGTGGCTGGTGCTGGCGCTACACGCCATGTTGCGCTTTCGCTCTGCCAATAAAGCGTCAGCCGGGCACGGTGAGAAAGTTTATCTGTACTCTAAGGCGGTCCGCCTGTGGCACTGGTCGAATGCGCTGCTGTTTTTACTGCTGCTGGGCAGTGGCCTGGTCAACCACTTTTCTGCCGTCAGCGCCCCGGTAATGAAAAGCCTGCATGCTGTGCACGAAATCTGTGGCTTCTTGCTGCTGGCGTGCTGGATTGGCTTTGTGCTGATCAACCTGATCGGTGGCAACGGGCATCATTATATGATTAAACGCCAGGGCTGGATTGGGCGGGCGCAACGACAGACGCGGTTTTATCTGTTTGGCATTATGCAGGGTGAGGCACATCCGTTCCCGGCATCCACGCGGTCTAAGTTCAACCCGTTACAGCAGGCGGCCTATGTCGGCGTAATGTACGGACTGTTACCGCTGTTGCTGATTTCTGGTTTGCTGTCGCTGTATCCGCAAGCGGTGGGCGATCTGTTCCCGGGTGTGCGTTACTGGTTGCTGCAGGCGCACTTTGCGCTGGCGATAGTGAGTCTGTTTTTCATTTTTGGACATCTTTATCTCTGCACCACGGGACGCACACCGGGCGAAACCTTCAGGTGCATGGTGGATGGCTATCATCGGCATTAA
- a CDS encoding amino acid ABC transporter permease, whose product MHAMDWQGVLSGQPLQWIMSGFLTTLWVTLVGIVLATLLAILLLGLRLSGNRIAGGMVSVWVSVFRNTPLLVQLMFWYFAAWNLLPRGVITFINAEHPWSILPGEVWWLTPEFLCSAWGLGIFTSAFLVEEIASGLQAVSSGQREAAVAQGFSSWAAFRHILLPQGLANAWQPIVGQYLNLMKLSSLASGIGFAELTYQVRQIESYNAHALEAFAVGTGLYLLTGLVLGMLLTRLGPRPVPAKRSAVKIHILSIRSPQHDR is encoded by the coding sequence ATGCACGCAATGGACTGGCAGGGAGTGCTGAGCGGGCAACCTCTGCAATGGATAATGTCAGGTTTTCTGACCACGCTATGGGTGACACTGGTGGGGATCGTACTCGCCACATTGCTGGCCATCTTACTGCTCGGCCTGCGCCTTTCGGGTAATCGCATCGCCGGTGGCATGGTCAGCGTGTGGGTTTCAGTTTTTCGCAACACGCCGTTACTGGTACAACTGATGTTCTGGTATTTCGCCGCATGGAATCTGCTTCCCCGAGGGGTAATTACCTTCATCAATGCTGAGCACCCGTGGTCCATTCTGCCGGGAGAGGTCTGGTGGTTAACGCCGGAGTTTCTCTGTTCGGCCTGGGGGCTGGGGATTTTTACGTCAGCTTTTTTGGTGGAGGAAATCGCCTCCGGTTTACAGGCGGTGTCCAGCGGGCAGCGGGAAGCCGCCGTGGCGCAGGGTTTTTCTTCCTGGGCGGCCTTTCGGCATATTCTGTTGCCTCAGGGCCTGGCGAACGCCTGGCAGCCAATCGTCGGGCAGTATCTCAATTTAATGAAGCTCTCATCGCTTGCCAGCGGTATTGGTTTCGCTGAACTGACCTACCAGGTTCGGCAAATCGAGAGTTATAACGCCCACGCACTGGAAGCGTTTGCCGTCGGCACCGGGCTGTATCTGCTCACTGGGCTTGTGCTGGGAATGCTGCTCACGCGACTTGGCCCTCGGCCCGTACCGGCAAAACGATCTGCGGTAAAAATCCACATCTTGAGCATCCGGAGTCCACAGCATGATCGCTAA
- the ydhT gene encoding protein YdhT, with product MMITSSDLRAWRVGPVLYRWFLRSFPDGGSYADVHRALEREGFGDWADSLVEYGWSKWLDEARFVQQDIFAMARLASPQTADDNGRQLASATDSDSLGSAGDNVKIASAGYAAQIASAGYSARIGSVGYNTHVGSSGNRSRIAVAGNSTRVSSVGNGTRIASTGMRVRISSLGERSRIASSGDLTQIASFGPESKIANCADNVHIIASGENAVVASTGEVDSIILGPGGCAALAYHDGERMRFAVAIEGENNIRAGVKYRLNDDHQFVAC from the coding sequence ATGATGATAACCTCTAGTGACTTACGGGCCTGGCGCGTCGGGCCCGTGTTGTACCGCTGGTTTCTGCGTTCGTTTCCGGACGGTGGCAGCTATGCGGATGTTCACCGTGCGCTTGAGCGAGAGGGTTTCGGCGACTGGGCGGACAGCCTCGTGGAATATGGCTGGTCTAAATGGTTGGATGAAGCACGTTTTGTGCAGCAGGATATTTTCGCGATGGCGCGTTTAGCCAGCCCGCAAACGGCAGACGACAATGGCAGACAGCTGGCGAGTGCAACGGACAGCGACAGCCTTGGCAGTGCAGGTGATAACGTCAAAATCGCCAGCGCCGGGTACGCCGCACAGATTGCCAGCGCGGGGTACAGCGCCCGCATTGGCAGCGTGGGGTACAATACGCATGTCGGCAGCTCCGGCAATCGCAGCAGAATTGCGGTTGCGGGAAATTCCACGCGCGTCAGCAGCGTGGGAAACGGCACGCGCATCGCCAGTACCGGCATGCGTGTGCGTATCAGTTCGTTGGGCGAGCGCAGCCGTATTGCCAGCAGCGGCGATCTCACGCAGATCGCCAGCTTTGGCCCTGAGTCAAAGATTGCTAACTGTGCTGACAATGTGCACATTATTGCCAGCGGTGAAAATGCGGTCGTTGCCAGTACCGGCGAGGTCGATTCAATCATTCTCGGCCCCGGTGGATGTGCCGCGCTTGCCTATCACGACGGGGAGAGAATGCGGTTTGCCGTGGCCATCGAGGGTGAGAATAATATCCGTGCCGGTGTGAAATACCGGCTCAACGACGACCACCAGTTCGTGGCCTGTTGA
- a CDS encoding ABC transporter substrate-binding protein, with protein MMATKIQRAKKSILALSILSASGMMVSQAQADQLADIKAAGVVKVATFDANPPFGSVDAKTHKIVGYDVDFAEALAKSLGVKLELVATNPANRIPLLQSGKADLIVADITITPERAQVIDFSVPYFVTGQQFLVPAKSPDKLDDYSKARIGAVKGTTGEQALHQRFPQSRVLAYDDIPLALTALRNGNVQAITQDSTILAGLLGGAPDKADFKILPDLLSKEEIGVGVKKGETALLNAVNDELLKLESTGQAAKIYDVWFGPETKNPQPRAFKIEAK; from the coding sequence ATGATGGCAACGAAAATTCAGCGCGCTAAAAAATCAATCCTGGCACTTAGCATATTGTCCGCGTCGGGCATGATGGTTTCGCAGGCTCAGGCCGATCAACTGGCCGATATCAAAGCTGCAGGCGTGGTGAAAGTCGCGACGTTCGACGCTAACCCACCGTTTGGCTCTGTTGATGCGAAAACACATAAAATTGTCGGCTACGACGTGGACTTTGCCGAAGCGCTGGCAAAATCACTCGGTGTAAAACTGGAACTGGTGGCAACCAATCCGGCCAACCGCATTCCGCTGTTGCAATCCGGTAAGGCCGATTTAATCGTTGCGGATATTACGATTACGCCGGAGCGGGCGCAGGTCATCGACTTTTCGGTCCCCTATTTTGTCACCGGACAGCAGTTCCTGGTACCCGCAAAATCCCCGGACAAGCTTGATGATTACAGCAAGGCACGCATCGGCGCGGTGAAAGGCACTACCGGTGAACAAGCGCTACATCAGCGCTTCCCACAGTCACGCGTGCTGGCTTACGACGATATTCCGCTGGCGCTGACCGCACTGCGCAATGGCAATGTTCAGGCCATCACCCAGGACAGTACTATTCTGGCGGGCCTGTTAGGTGGCGCACCGGATAAAGCAGATTTCAAAATTTTACCTGACCTGCTGAGTAAAGAAGAGATCGGCGTAGGGGTGAAAAAAGGCGAAACGGCGCTGTTAAACGCGGTAAACGACGAACTGCTGAAACTTGAGTCGACCGGTCAGGCGGCCAAAATCTACGATGTCTGGTTTGGGCCTGAAACCAAAAATCCCCAGCCCCGCGCCTTTAAAATAGAAGCGAAGTAA
- a CDS encoding amino acid ABC transporter ATP-binding protein, producing MLSGLFPRSAAPAADFTQLRQARVELRNVHKQYDAQVVLNDVNLTVEPGEVVTILGPSGSGKSTLIRLINQLESLSGGDIFIDDHPIGQLRGAALRQLRSRIGFVFQQFNLYAHLTAQQNISLALEYVHGWNKTEAKRRALELLEQVGLADKAGAYAAQLSGGQQQRVAIARALASSPQIILFDEPTSALDPEMIGEVLLVMKNLAHSGITMIVVTHEMHFAREIADRVVFIDGGDILEVAPPEAFFTRPQHPRTRRFLKKVLDPLHQESSL from the coding sequence ATGCTCTCAGGTCTGTTTCCTCGCTCCGCAGCGCCAGCTGCGGATTTTACGCAGTTGCGTCAGGCGCGGGTCGAGCTGCGCAATGTGCATAAACAGTATGACGCACAGGTGGTGTTAAATGACGTTAACCTGACCGTGGAGCCCGGTGAAGTGGTCACCATTCTGGGCCCTTCCGGCTCAGGGAAATCTACGCTTATTCGCCTGATCAATCAGCTTGAATCACTTAGCGGGGGCGATATTTTCATTGATGACCACCCGATCGGCCAGCTGCGCGGCGCGGCCTTACGTCAGTTACGCAGTCGCATTGGTTTTGTGTTCCAGCAGTTCAATCTTTACGCACATCTGACGGCGCAGCAGAACATCTCGTTGGCGCTGGAATATGTTCACGGCTGGAATAAAACGGAGGCGAAACGACGCGCACTTGAGCTGCTGGAACAGGTCGGACTGGCTGACAAAGCCGGGGCCTACGCCGCACAGCTTTCCGGCGGTCAGCAACAGCGCGTTGCCATCGCGCGCGCCCTGGCCTCCTCTCCACAAATCATCCTGTTTGATGAACCCACTTCCGCGCTGGATCCCGAAATGATCGGCGAAGTGCTGCTGGTGATGAAAAACCTCGCCCATAGTGGCATCACGATGATTGTCGTCACTCACGAAATGCATTTCGCCCGCGAGATTGCCGATCGGGTGGTTTTCATTGATGGCGGCGACATTCTCGAAGTGGCGCCCCCCGAGGCGTTCTTTACCCGCCCGCAGCACCCAAGGACCCGACGTTTCCTGAAAAAAGTTCTCGACCCGTTACATCAGGAGTCATCGTTATAA
- a CDS encoding 2-dehydro-3-deoxygalactonokinase, producing MAGAWIAIDWGTSNFRAWLINDKDVLDKRSANCGLLHVGQGQFDATLKTLLGDWLTHAAPVIVMAGMVGSQQGWHDVDYCPIPAGVDSLISRSKYFITSWGSEAWIIPGLRQSSSGEIPDVMRGEEVQLLGLALLAGLDDFQAILPGTHSKHARVRQRQVTDFSTYMTGELYHLLLAHSLLGRALPEAVEDESAFLRGVNVARRDQPLSQLLFSARTLRLSGELPASSVGDYLSGLLMGAEFTTDYSGQIWLVGSAALTRRYQLAATVCGVQTRCIDGDRCFIAGMQSLQHQLTEKRNGQF from the coding sequence ATGGCTGGGGCGTGGATTGCGATTGACTGGGGAACGTCTAACTTCCGAGCGTGGTTGATCAACGATAAAGACGTGCTGGATAAGCGCAGCGCCAACTGCGGGCTGCTTCATGTTGGACAAGGTCAGTTTGACGCGACGCTGAAAACGCTGTTAGGCGACTGGCTTACGCATGCCGCGCCGGTCATCGTGATGGCCGGGATGGTCGGCTCACAGCAGGGCTGGCATGACGTGGATTATTGTCCGATCCCAGCCGGGGTCGACAGTTTGATTTCGCGTAGCAAATATTTCATCACCTCATGGGGGAGCGAGGCGTGGATTATTCCGGGACTTCGTCAATCTTCCTCGGGTGAAATACCGGATGTGATGCGCGGTGAAGAGGTCCAGTTGCTCGGGCTGGCTTTACTGGCAGGGCTTGACGATTTTCAGGCGATTTTACCCGGTACGCACAGTAAACACGCTCGGGTCCGGCAGCGGCAGGTCACCGATTTTTCAACCTACATGACCGGTGAGTTGTACCACCTGCTGCTCGCGCATTCGCTGCTCGGACGCGCACTACCGGAAGCCGTTGAGGATGAGTCTGCTTTTTTGCGCGGCGTGAACGTTGCCCGTCGGGACCAGCCGTTAAGCCAACTGCTTTTTTCTGCCCGAACGCTGCGGCTTTCGGGAGAATTGCCTGCTTCCTCGGTAGGCGACTATCTCTCCGGCTTATTAATGGGGGCGGAGTTTACTACGGACTACTCCGGGCAAATCTGGCTTGTGGGCAGCGCGGCATTGACGCGTCGCTATCAGCTTGCCGCGACCGTGTGTGGGGTTCAGACACGCTGCATTGATGGCGATCGCTGTTTTATCGCCGGGATGCAGTCTCTTCAACATCAATTAACAGAGAAACGTAATGGACAGTTTTGA